From Rhizorhabdus wittichii RW1, a single genomic window includes:
- a CDS encoding phage integrase family protein (PFAM: phage integrase family protein; phage integrase domain protein SAM domain protein~KEGG: bvi:Bcep1808_6123 phage integrase family protein) codes for MIAAADDATRLRFLEFFAVTIRNPHTRRAYARAAGDFLAWCEARGVASLAGVQPLHVAAWVEALGRELAAPSVKQQLAGVRHLFDWLVTGHIVPVNPAGSVRGPAHSQRRGKTPVLAPDEARRLLDTIDVTTPAGLRDRALIGLMVYSFARIGAALAMRVEDVFVQNRRLWVRLHEKGGKRHEMPCHHNLEHYLAEYLDGCELREDRKGPLFRTIARGTKRLSDTPLPQANAFAMVRRRAGAAEIGTAIGNHSFRATGITTYLKNGGTLETAATMANHSSTRTTQLYDRRPDDVTLDEVERVLI; via the coding sequence TTGATCGCGGCGGCCGACGACGCCACGCGGCTGCGCTTCCTTGAGTTCTTCGCCGTCACCATCCGCAATCCGCATACGCGCCGTGCCTATGCGCGCGCGGCGGGCGACTTCCTGGCCTGGTGCGAGGCGCGCGGCGTTGCCTCTCTCGCTGGCGTGCAACCGCTCCACGTCGCGGCCTGGGTCGAGGCGCTGGGGCGCGAGCTGGCCGCGCCCAGCGTCAAGCAGCAGCTCGCCGGCGTGCGCCACCTGTTCGACTGGCTGGTAACGGGCCATATCGTGCCGGTGAATCCTGCCGGATCGGTGCGCGGGCCGGCGCATAGCCAGCGGCGCGGCAAGACGCCGGTGCTCGCCCCCGACGAGGCGCGGCGGCTGCTCGATACCATCGACGTGACGACGCCGGCGGGCCTGCGCGACCGCGCCCTGATTGGATTGATGGTCTATTCATTCGCACGGATCGGCGCGGCGCTCGCGATGCGGGTGGAGGACGTGTTCGTGCAGAATCGCAGGCTTTGGGTGCGCCTGCACGAGAAGGGCGGCAAGCGCCATGAAATGCCCTGCCACCACAACCTTGAGCATTATCTCGCTGAATATCTCGACGGGTGCGAGTTGCGCGAAGACCGCAAAGGGCCGCTGTTCCGCACGATCGCGCGCGGCACTAAGCGCCTCAGCGATACCCCCCTGCCCCAAGCCAATGCGTTCGCGATGGTGCGCCGGCGCGCGGGCGCGGCCGAGATCGGGACGGCGATCGGCAACCATTCGTTCCGCGCGACCGGGATCACCACCTATCTGAAAAACGGCGGCACGTTGGAGACGGCCGCGACGATGGCAAACCACAGCTCGACGCGCACCACCCAGCTTTACGACCGGAGACCCGATGACGTGACGCTGGACGAGGTGGAGCGGGTGTTGATCTAG
- a CDS encoding addiction module toxin, RelE/StbE family (TIGRFAM: addiction module toxin, RelE/StbE family~PFAM: plasmid stabilization system~KEGG: reu:Reut_D6454 plasmid stabilization system), which yields MRTIDRSTRFKRDYKRESKGRHRATLDADLLPVLAALATDTPLDPKYRDHDLSGDWAGYRDCHVKPDLVLIYAKPDDETLRLARLGSHSEVFG from the coding sequence GTGCGGACGATTGATCGTTCGACCCGGTTCAAGCGCGACTACAAGCGGGAATCAAAGGGCCGGCATCGAGCGACCCTCGATGCCGATCTTCTGCCTGTCCTGGCCGCGCTCGCGACCGACACGCCGCTTGATCCCAAATACCGCGACCATGATCTGAGCGGCGATTGGGCGGGCTACCGCGATTGCCACGTCAAGCCCGATCTGGTGCTGATCTACGCCAAGCCCGACGACGAAACGCTGCGCCTCGCGCGCCTTGGCTCGCATAGCGAGGTATTCGGATAG
- a CDS encoding addiction module antitoxin, RelB/DinJ family (TIGRFAM: addiction module antitoxin, RelB/DinJ family~PFAM: RelB antitoxin~KEGG: pol:Bpro_1922 RelB antitoxin) produces the protein MAVSDTYVRARIDNTTKERATAALGAMGLSISDAIRLLMLRIADERRLPFEVKVPNAATREAMAELAAGKGTKFASVDALMADLRADD, from the coding sequence ATGGCTGTTTCCGACACCTATGTCCGCGCCAGGATCGACAATACGACGAAGGAACGCGCCACCGCCGCGCTGGGCGCGATGGGCCTTTCGATCTCCGACGCTATCCGACTGTTGATGCTGCGTATCGCCGACGAACGGCGCTTGCCTTTCGAGGTCAAGGTTCCGAACGCCGCGACACGCGAGGCAATGGCAGAGCTGGCGGCGGGGAAGGGGACCAAGTTCGCCAGCGTCGATGCGCTGATGGCGGACCTCCGTGCGGACGATTGA
- a CDS encoding Phosphoglycerate mutase (PFAM: Phosphoglycerate mutase~KEGG: pst:PSPTO_5383 phosphoglycerate mutase family protein), with protein sequence MTHMRAIFIRHGESTGNAGVPCHDLAAIELTERGHEQARQVAASWTQAPALIVTSPYTRTRQTAAPTIARFPGVPVEVWPIEEFTYLQPARWNGTRSAERMPHLERYWSAADPDYCDGEGAESFRALLGRCEAALARLAAMPPASLVYVFGHGQFIQAARAIVADADLDERAKMRAFWRKGEPPAISNAQRLGFHWDGDRWACAPAIAA encoded by the coding sequence ATGACGCACATGCGGGCGATCTTCATCCGCCACGGCGAATCCACCGGCAACGCCGGCGTGCCGTGCCATGATCTCGCGGCGATCGAGCTGACGGAGCGCGGCCACGAACAAGCGCGCCAGGTCGCGGCGAGCTGGACGCAAGCGCCCGCGCTCATCGTCACGTCGCCCTATACCCGCACCCGGCAGACGGCCGCGCCGACGATAGCGCGCTTTCCTGGCGTGCCGGTCGAAGTGTGGCCGATCGAAGAATTTACCTATCTGCAACCGGCGCGCTGGAACGGCACGCGCAGCGCCGAACGGATGCCGCACCTCGAACGCTATTGGAGCGCGGCCGATCCGGACTATTGCGACGGGGAAGGGGCGGAGAGTTTCCGCGCCTTGCTCGGGCGCTGCGAGGCGGCGCTGGCCCGCCTCGCGGCCATGCCGCCCGCTTCGCTCGTCTATGTGTTCGGACATGGGCAGTTCATCCAGGCCGCGCGCGCGATCGTCGCCGACGCCGATCTGGACGAGCGCGCCAAGATGCGCGCCTTCTGGCGCAAGGGCGAGCCGCCCGCGATCAGCAACGCGCAGCGGCTAGGGTTTCATTGGGATGGCGACCGCTGGGCGTGTGCGCCGGCGATCGCCGCCTAG